The following are encoded in a window of Vigna unguiculata cultivar IT97K-499-35 chromosome 8, ASM411807v1, whole genome shotgun sequence genomic DNA:
- the LOC114193988 gene encoding stearoyl-[acyl-carrier-protein] 9-desaturase 6, chloroplastic-like — translation MLIQTTLPFACTPRSVPHRMLPPKCVLSVSPPSKARRAHSLPPEKLEVFRSLEGWASQCVLPLLKPVEKSWQPESFVPDPSLPFEEFMEEVKALRDRTKELSDEYFLVLVGDMITEEALPTYQTIMNSLDGVKDECGTSPSPWAVWTRAWSAEENRHGDLLRTYLYLSGRVNMNMIEKTIHYLIAAGMDPGFENNPYLGYVYTSFQERATFVSHGNTARLAKEGGDPVLARICGTIAADEKRHEKAYSRIVEKLLEVDPTGTMVAIGSMMEKKITMPAHLMYDGEDPRLFEHYAAVAQRVGVYTVNDYADILEFLIGRWRLEKVEGLREEGKRAQDYVCGLAPRIRKLQERAEERARKMKPRSIKFSWIFHKELQL, via the exons ATGCTCATACAAACTACTCTCCCCTTTGCATGCACTCCAAGAAGTGTTCCCCACCGCATGCTGCCACCGAAATGTGTCCTCTCAGTGTCGCCGCCATCGAAAGCGCGGAGGGCCCACTCATTGCCGCCGGAAAAGTTAGAGGTTTTCAGGTCGCTGGAAGGGTGGGCTTCGCAGTGTGTCCTTCCGCTGCTGAAACCCGTGGAAAAAAGCTGGCAACCCGAGAGTTTCGTTCCCGATCCATCGTTGCCGTTTGAAGAGTTCATGGAGGAGGTGAAGGCTCTTCGCGATCGAACGAAGGAGCTATCTGACGAGTACTTCTTGGTGCTGGTCGGTGACATGATTACTGAGGAAGCTCTTCCCACTTACCAGACCATAATGAACAGCCTCGACGGCGTGAAAGACGAGTGCGGAACAAGCCCAAGCCCGTGGGCCGTGTGGACTCGGGCCTGGTCCGCGGAAGAGAACAGACATGGGGATTTGCTGAGAACATACTTGTATCTTTCTGGTCGTGTTAACATGAACATGATTGAAAAGACCATTCATTACCTCATTGCTGCAGGCATG GACCCTGGTTTTGAGAACAACCCATATCTGGGGTACGTATACACGTCATTCCAAGAGCGAGCCACGTTCGTGTCACATGGTAACACTGCAAGGCTCGCAAAGGAGGGTGGTGATCCTGTGCTGGCGCGCATATGCGGAACCATTGCTGCAGATGAGAAAAGACACGAGAAAGCGTACTCGAGGATCGTGGAGAAGCTTCTAGAAGTGGATCCGACGGGAACAATGGTGGCAATAGGAAGCATGATGGAGAAAAAGATCACCATGCCGGCGCATCTTATGTACGATGGGGAGGACCCCAGGCTATTCGAGCACTACGCTGCAGTGGCGCAACGTGTGGGAGTGTACACGGTGAATGACTACGCAGACATCTTGGAGTTCCTGATCGGACGGTGGAGATTGGAGAAGGTGGAGGGTTTGAGAGAGGAGGGAAAGAGGGCACAGGATTACGTGTGTGGGTTAGCACCGAGGATTAGGAAGCTGCAAGAACGTGCTGAGGAGCGAGCGCGAAAGATGAAACCTCGTAGCATTAAGTTCAGCTGGATCTTCCATAAAGAGCTGCAGTTGTGA